The sequence ACATCGAGGAATGCGCCGTAGCCGAGGCGAGTGAGCTTCCCCAGCGCGCCGACCTCATAGTAGAGAAGGTCCTCAAAGTCCGCGAGCAACTCCTCGTCCGAGCGCCCAAAGCGTCTCTTCAGGCCCACCACGAACTCGAGTCGCGACACGAACACTCGGTAAGGCACCACAAAGCAAAAATCGCGGTTGACCCCCGACTGCTTGTTCCAGAAGATGTCGGCCCTCACTCCCCGCGACACCTCTTTAAGAGCCTCCTCCCGCGCCGCGCGGGGCAACACTATGCCCTTCAAAATGACCTCGCTCAGGTTGGGAGAGGTCAGAACCGCTCCCACCAGCGCCCCGCCCGTCTCCTCCACAACCTCAAGCGCCCGTCCCCTGGAGAGCGCCGGGAGAAAGGCGCCGGTTCCCGTCCCCTCTTTCACCGCCGCGTCCGCAACGGACGCGGCCACCGGCGAGGAAGCCAGGGGGATGCCGTTGACATCCGTCGCGATGGGGCTCGCCTCAAGCAATTGCTCGAGGTCAAACGAACCGGTTTCTTCGTCGTGAAATCGCCGCGCTACCGCCCAGAGCACAGGGGCATCCAGAGTGATAAAAGGATAATTCAGCAGGGGCGGCACCTTGAACTCAAGCACCACTCGCGCCCAAAGCACCCCTCTTTTCATCGCGCCTCCTGAACGCCGTTCTTCCGCAAACCAGTATAGGACAAGGGACCCAAGCGCCCCAACCCCGGCAAACCCTTGTCCCCCAAAGGAAAGCGGGGATGTCTTGCACGATCCGGTGGCGGACCTTTTCCGAAAAACAAAAAGGGCCCCCGCCAAGCCTAGGGCGCTACTTTGGAAGACAAAATACTGAAAGGATAAAAACATGGGGGGACGCATCATGAAGCAAACGGCCAAATATCGGCGTTGGGCGGAGAAAGCAATGGGAAACTCCGTATTAACGGACCTAGTGGAACAGGAGCATTTCGCGAAGCTCAAAATGAGGAAGCAACACCGACGCACGGGCATCGGAGCGGCAGGCCCCAGGGTGGTGGTGGATCTTGAACCGGTTGACTTCCAACCCGTTCCCGAGGAAGAGGAACGGGAACGGAGAGAGGTGCTCGACCTGGTCGCTTTTCCTCTGGCGAGGGCGACTTTCGAAACCGGCCTCGACGAGCATCCCCTCCGCTTGCGGGGCGGGCGTTTCTATCGGGTGCGAGTTTACTTGGTAAATGAGAAGGGGGAGCGCCGACCTTTGGTCACCAAAACCATACACATTCCGGGCTCTCCGCAGGAGATCCTTGCGGGGTTCGTAGGGCTCCGCCTTAAGGACGGAAAGCCGGTACTCTACCTCGGGTTCGATAAGGGTTCTCCCCTGGCGCGGGCCGTCGCCGTGCAACTCTCTGACAAGGAGCGCGGAGCCATTCTTCGGATCCTACCCGACATTCCGCCGCTTGCTCCGAGCGAGGCACGCGCCCTTAAAAACGGCGAGGAGGCTCAGACGGAAACAGCGGAAGCGGGAGCGGAAGTGCGGGAAGCGCACCGCAATACTCTTGGCGTCTCTGGGGAAGCGATTCCCGGCACAATTGAAGAAACTGCTGCCGGGGAAGAAACGCTTAAAAGCGAGGGGACTGAACCGGAGTGGACGCCTAGATCGGACCCCGAAAAGGAAATGCGGACACAACAAAACAGCGCTCCAGAAGAAAATCGCCCCGCAACGCGCTACACGCTCTCTCTAGCGCTTTAATCCGCTTCAATCCTCCACCCAAGCGCGAGCCTCGAGCTCGTAATGACCCTCTCCGAAAAGGGTGGAGAGCACCCGTTCCATGAGCTCGCGCTCGATCTTCCGGCAGGAAGACACCTCAAGCCGGAGGAGTCCTCTTTCCGGCCAAGTGCTCGCATTGATGTGACTCTCCATCAGGATGAGCGAGGCCGAGGCCGCAAGGTATCCCTCCTTCACAGGGAAGGTAACCACGCGCAGGGTTTCGGGAAAAGGGGTAAGCCCCAGCGCCCTGGCTATACGCAAAAGCGCATTCCCCACCTGCCAAGGGTCCATCTCCGCCGGACGGTAACGCACATTGATGAGAAAGGTCACCCCGCGGTAGGGTACGCTTTCCATGGCGGAACGCTCGTGCAACTCTCTCTCTCCGAAAAGGTCGACCTCCTCGGCCACGCGCATGGCGACCTCCACGGGATTGCTCCCCGCGCCGGAAGTCTCCCCGCCGGCATTGTCCGCATAGGTATCCTCAAAGAGATCCTCAAACTCGCCACGACGACCCCTCGAGGCATTCCCCGGTTCTCGCCGGTCCCGACGAGCCGCCGTTTCTTTCGCCATCTCGCACCCTCCCGGTCAAAAAGGTTTGGGCCTTGTTAATCAAAGTAAAGCGCGGTTCCCCTTTCCCTCGAAAGAGAAATCGTGTCCAAGCGGAAGAGCCCCGAGTCGAGCACGCGTCTTACCACCCCCAGCGTGACGGCGTTCAACCCGAGACCGACAGCCTTTTCCCAAGCCTCCTCACCGGAAAGATGCACATCCACCTGCTCGCGCTCACCGCGCTCGCCACGAGCCCGCACGAACCGCTTCTCCTCCTTGCGGTACACCTTGCGCTCCACAAGCGTCCCGTTCCAAGAAAAGGTCCAGCCGCAAAGCACATAGGCGGACCAGTCCCGATCATCCTCCCGCCCGCTTCCGCCTTCCCCGCGAAGAAGCACATAAACCCTCTTTTCACCGGCCATCACATCCACACCAAGCCCAAGCCCCCTCACCGCGGCGATGAGAACCTCATCCTCCGCCCGGCGC comes from Thermosulfurimonas sp. F29 and encodes:
- a CDS encoding S-adenosylmethionine decarboxylase; the encoded protein is MAKETAARRDRREPGNASRGRRGEFEDLFEDTYADNAGGETSGAGSNPVEVAMRVAEEVDLFGERELHERSAMESVPYRGVTFLINVRYRPAEMDPWQVGNALLRIARALGLTPFPETLRVVTFPVKEGYLAASASLILMESHINASTWPERGLLRLEVSSCRKIERELMERVLSTLFGEGHYELEARAWVED